The proteins below come from a single Streptomyces spongiicola genomic window:
- a CDS encoding amidohydrolase family protein, giving the protein MPIIDVHAHVGRWQFHLSCGDADDNLRLMDRYGIDLQLVSASEAVVHDAVAGNSALTKELASRPRLYGYAVVNPNRIEESAADLRRCLDSGRFVGAKIHTHYPGRLPGSREMAGAFDVVAEAGVPLLLHTWGREVLQLPDMVASRPGLRVIMGHAGGEAWREAAHAAASCEGLYLEHCRTAADSGRIAYAREAGVPVERLLFGTDATLIDPCWSLGVLRDAGLTPAELDRVLWRNAADLFGLEIPA; this is encoded by the coding sequence ATGCCGATCATCGATGTGCACGCCCACGTGGGCCGCTGGCAGTTCCACCTCAGCTGCGGCGACGCCGACGACAACCTGCGTCTGATGGACCGCTACGGCATCGACCTCCAGCTGGTCTCGGCGTCGGAGGCGGTGGTCCACGACGCGGTCGCCGGCAACTCGGCGCTGACGAAGGAACTGGCGTCCCGGCCGCGCCTGTACGGGTACGCCGTGGTGAACCCGAACCGGATCGAGGAGAGCGCCGCGGACCTGCGCCGCTGCCTGGACTCAGGGCGGTTCGTCGGGGCGAAGATCCACACGCACTATCCGGGCCGGCTGCCCGGCTCGCGGGAGATGGCCGGGGCGTTCGACGTGGTCGCCGAGGCGGGTGTGCCGCTGCTGCTGCACACCTGGGGACGGGAGGTCCTCCAACTGCCCGACATGGTGGCCTCGCGACCGGGGCTCAGGGTGATCATGGGCCACGCGGGCGGAGAAGCCTGGCGCGAGGCGGCGCACGCGGCCGCCTCGTGCGAGGGGCTGTACCTGGAGCACTGCCGTACCGCCGCCGACTCGGGCCGGATCGCGTACGCGCGGGAGGCCGGGGTGCCGGTGGAGCGGCTGCTGTTCGGCACGGACGCAACACTGATCGACCCCTGCTGGTCGCTGGGGGTCCTGCGGGACGCCGGGCTCACCCCCGCGGAACTGGACCGGGTGCTGTGGCGGAACGCGGCGGACCTGTTCGGGCTGGAGATCCCCGCCTGA
- a CDS encoding DegT/DnrJ/EryC1/StrS family aminotransferase: MPQRETPLPTVLEPRGRTFGEEERAAVLRVLDSAVLCGAFGREARALESEMAALYGRAEAVSSSSGTAALHIALAAAGVGPGDEVVTTPVSDFGTVAPVLAQGARVVFADVRADDGNLDPAAVEAAITPRTRAVVAVHLFGGAADVARLREICDRHGILLVEDCAQAWLGEDEDGRLLGTAGDIACFSLQQYKHITAGDGGLCITDDPELARGMRLFMDKGWDRSEGRIHRTMGLNYRMTELVAAVARAQLARVPEVVRLRRERAARFAAAVERLVPAPGVRLPSRRAGHAWWVMPLLVDDNSRWAHGLQDAGVPALRGYLERPLYANPALSGHHPGPCPRAETLIDRTLLVLQWNEGYTEDDVDRIARTLGEVGAR, from the coding sequence ATGCCGCAACGGGAAACGCCACTGCCCACGGTTCTCGAACCACGCGGCAGGACCTTCGGCGAGGAGGAGCGCGCAGCGGTGCTGCGGGTCCTCGACTCGGCTGTCCTGTGCGGGGCGTTCGGCCGGGAGGCCCGGGCTCTGGAGTCGGAGATGGCGGCGCTGTACGGGCGCGCCGAGGCCGTGTCGTCCAGCTCGGGCACGGCCGCCCTGCACATCGCGCTCGCGGCCGCCGGGGTGGGACCCGGTGACGAGGTGGTCACCACCCCCGTCTCGGACTTCGGCACGGTCGCACCGGTCCTCGCCCAGGGCGCCCGGGTGGTGTTCGCGGACGTGCGGGCCGACGACGGCAACCTCGACCCGGCCGCGGTGGAGGCCGCGATCACCCCCCGCACCCGGGCGGTCGTCGCGGTCCATCTCTTCGGCGGCGCCGCGGACGTGGCCCGGCTGCGGGAGATCTGCGACCGGCACGGGATCCTTCTGGTCGAGGACTGCGCGCAGGCGTGGCTGGGCGAGGACGAGGACGGCCGACTGCTCGGCACCGCGGGCGACATCGCCTGCTTCAGCCTCCAGCAGTACAAGCACATCACGGCGGGCGACGGCGGTCTGTGCATCACGGACGACCCCGAACTGGCCCGCGGGATGCGGCTGTTCATGGACAAGGGCTGGGACCGCTCGGAGGGCCGCATCCATCGAACGATGGGACTCAACTACCGGATGACGGAACTCGTCGCGGCGGTGGCACGGGCCCAGCTCGCCAGGGTCCCCGAGGTCGTGCGACTGCGCCGGGAGCGGGCCGCCCGGTTCGCGGCGGCCGTGGAGCGGCTCGTTCCGGCCCCCGGCGTCCGCCTCCCGTCCCGGCGGGCCGGGCACGCCTGGTGGGTGATGCCCCTGCTGGTGGACGACAACTCCCGCTGGGCGCACGGACTTCAGGACGCGGGGGTGCCGGCCCTGCGCGGCTATCTGGAGCGGCCGCTGTACGCCAATCCGGCACTCTCGGGGCACCACCCGGGCCCGTGTCCCCGGGCGGAGACGCTGATCGACCGTACGCTGCTGGTGCTCCAGTGGAACGAGGGATACACCGAGGACGACGTCGACCGGATCGCCCGGACACTGGGCGAGGTGGGAGCGCGATGA